AGAAGTTTTTATCAATACCCCGAATAAATTATTGGATGGTATCGAGGATCGGTTCAATACAGAAGGTAAGGCGTTGCTCGACGTTTGGATGAGTCACGGCGACAAGGTTCTTGAAGTTCCAGAAAGTTTTGAAGTCATCGCTTCTAGTGAAAATGCACCTATCGCGGCAATAGCTCATAAAGAAAAACCGTTCTATGGCATCCAATTCCACGCAGAAGTGACTCACACCAAGCAGGGCGGACGCATGTTGGAGCGCTTTGTCACAGAAATTTGTGGCTGTGAGCGTTTATGGACGGCGGAAAATATCATTGACGACGCTATTGAGCAAATCAAAGAACAGGTCGGTGATGATGAAGTTGTTTTAGGTTTATCCGGCGGCGTTGACTCATCAGTGACAGCCATGCTTTTGCACCGAGCAATCGGTAAAAATTTGACCTGTGTTTTTGTTGATAATGGTCTATTACGTTTAAACGAAGCTGATCAAGTGATGGCGATGTTTGGTGACAACTTTGGTTTAAACATTATTCGCATTGATGCTGAAGATCGTTTCTTAAATGAGCTAAAAGGCATCGATGAACCAGAAGCTAAACGCAAAATTATCGGCAAAGTGTTCGTTGATATTTTTGACGAAGAATCTAAGAAGTTAACCAATGCTAAGTGGTTGGCCCAAGGCACGATTTATCCTGACGTTATTGAGTCAGCAGGCGCCAAAACAGGCAAAGCTCATGTCATCAAGTCGCACCACAACGTCGGCGGCTTACCAGAAACCATGGAACTTAAGCTTGTTGAGCCTTTGCGTGAACTCTTCAAGGACGAAGTGCGCAAAATTGGTCTAGAGCTAGGCTTACCCTACGACATGCTATACCGCCACCCATTCCCAGGGCCCGGTCTAGGCGTTCGTATTCTCGGTGAAGTTAAGAAAGAGTACGCGGACTTATTACGTCGTGCGGACGCGATTTTTATCGAAGAATTGTACAAGCATGACTTGTACCATAAAACCAGTCAGTCGTTTACCGTATTCTTGCCAGTACGTTCTGTAGGCGTGATGGGTGATGGTCGTAAATATGACTATGTTGTCGCATTGCGAGCCGTAGAGACTATCGACTTTATGACTGCTCGTTGGGCTCACTTGCCGTATGAGTTCTTGGAGCATGTCTCCGGTCGTATTATTAACGAAGTTGATGGGATTTCACGAGTTACTTATGATATTTCGTCGAAGCCACCAGCTACTATTGAGTGGGAGTAAATTTATCTTTTTGGAATAATACTTCGTTAAAAGAGTGCTCGCTCGGTCATTTACTTTTTGTAAACTCCCTTCGCTGTGCGCTCTTTTGCCTTGTCTTCTACCAAAAATCTTAAATTTACAGATTTGCTTGCTAACAAATTCTTTCCATAATATATAACATTAAAATTGAAGGCAAAGTTGGTTCCCCTTTGGAGTTTGCCGAGAACGATAAAATTATAGGATATAGGATGGGTTAGCGACTAGCGTAATCCATCGCTTTAAATCATGATTGACTTCACTGATAAAGATCATCAATTTATGCAGCGAGCCTTTGAGTTAGCCGAAATGGCTAAGGAGAAGGGCGAGGTGCCTGTCGGTGCTGTTTTAGTGAAGGGTGATACAGTCATTGGAGAGGGCTTTAACCAGCCCATTTTGAGCAATGATCCGACGGCGCATGCTGAAGTGGTGGCTCTGCGCGAAGCTGGAAAAGTATTAGAGAATTATCGCCTGGTTGATACCACTTTGTATGTGACGCTTGAGCCTTGCGCTATGTGCGCCATGGCTTTGGTTCATGCTAGAGTGGCTCGCATCGTTTATGCTACAGATGATCCTCGCACTGGCGCTGGTGGGAGTGTGCTGAACATTCTTGAGCATGAGTCCTTCAATCATCATTGTGAGGTCGAGACTGGCTTGTTAAAAGAGCAATGTTCTGAGCAGTTAAAGGCTTTCTTTAAGGCTAAACGCGATAAAAAGCGCAGCAAATAACCAAATTATATTTGACAAACTTTCGATTTTTACTATATTCAAACACATGAGAACATTATTAATCGTTAAAAAACACAGCAAGAAGGCGCTAAAAAAACGCGTCCTATTATGCTGTGGGTGAATGAAACGATAGTAATTACGAATCAATGAAACCCGCACAGGACATCCTTTGCGGGTTTTTTTATGCCTAATGAAAACATTACATATTGAGGAATAGGAGAATGGCAACAAACAACTCTTGGCATTTGCTTAAGTTTGGGGGAACGAGCGTTTCCACTCGCCAAAACTGGGATAATATTGCGAGCATTATTAAGCGCAAACGTGCTAAAGGTAAGAAGGTGTTTGTTGTGCACTCGGCTGTCAGCACCGTTTCAAACCGACTTGAGGCATTGATCGAGCTGGCGCGACTGGGTGAATACCATACGGCTTATGAGGAGTTGATCAATCTTCATCAGCGTCTACTTGCTGAGATGGAGTTACCAAACGATTTACTGAATGATCGTTACAGTTATCTCAAACGATTAATAGATGGTATTCACTTGCTGGGTGAGGTTAGCGACAGAGTCCGAGCCCTAGTAATGGCACAGGGTGAGCTTTGGTCTACTACTATTGGGCAGACTTATCTTGGCAAGGTGTTTGACGAGTCGGTTGCTTGGCTTGATGCGCGGGACTACTTGTATGCTCGTGAAAGTCGAAATCTGGATTACCTCTGTGCGAGCTGTCATTTTGAGCCTGATCAATCATTGCTTGAAGCCGTTGAGCAGAACCCTGTAGTGATTACTCAAGGCTTTATAGCGAATACTCGTGATGATGAAACTGTTTTGCTAGGGCGGGGCGGGTCTGACACTTCAGCGGCTTATTTCGCGGCGAAAGTTGAAGCAGAGCGGTTAGAAATTTGGACTGATGTTCCAGGAATCTTCACGGCGAATCCAAACCAAGTTGCGAGCGCACGCTTGCTTAAACAGCTTAACTATGAAGAAGCCCAAGAGATGGCGTCAGCCGGCGCTAAGGTTTTGCATCCACGAGCTATCCGACCGGCTCAAATTAGCCAAATTCCAATTTATATTCGTTCCACCATAGACCCTGACATTGATGGTACCGTGATTAGCGGCATCGAAAATAGTTGGGGCATGGTCAAAGCGATTACGGCGAAAGAACAAATCACTTTAATTTCGATGGAAAGTCAGGGAATGTGGCAGCAAGCCGGGTTTTTGGCTGATATCTTTGCCATTTTTAAGCAACATAATGTATCGGTGGATTTGGTCTCAACGTCAGAAACCAATATTACAGTCAGCTTAGACAGCTTGACGCAAGTGGTGAATGATAGGCAGTTAAAAGGTTTGATTGAAGAGCTATCCGACATGTGTCGCGTTAAAGTGATGCAGAATTGTTCAGCTGTTTCTATTGTGGGTAAAAATGTACGTGCAATATTACATAAAATCGCGCCAGCATTTTCAATTTTTGAAACCTATAAAGTCTACCTATTGTCACAAGCTGCTTCTGATTTAAACCTAACCTTTGTGATTGATGATGAGCATAGTAGCAAAGTTATATCGGCGTTACATGAACTGTTAATCACCAATAATCCAAACAGTGAAATATTAGGGCCGACGGCCAAAGAATTAAAGCAAACCGACAGCTCGGTTGAGACTAGGAAGTGGTGGCTGGACAAACGAGACACGATAGAGATGTGCCTGTCAGAGCGTGATAGTGCTTATATCTATCACTTAGACTCGATTAAAGACAATATTCAAAACTTACAAAGTATCAGCGCTATTGATCGTATTTTCTTTGCCGTTAAGTCCAATAATAATCGAGATGTATTACAGACCGCTTATAACGCTGGAATCGGCTTTGAGACCGTTTCAAGCGGTGAGGTGAATCATATATTGGAGTTATTTCCCAGTATTGATAAATCACGAATATTCTTTACACCAAATTTTGCCGATAAGCGAGAGTACGATGAAATATTGCAAAAAGGGATTCGTCTGACACTAGATAGTACTTACCCGTTAAAACACTGGCCAGAAATTTTTGAAGGGAAAGAAATCTTTTTACGGGTCGATCCAAATATCGGTAAGGGCCACCATGAAAACGTTAGAACGGCTGGAGCAACGTCTAAATTCGGGATTCCCATCTACGAGCTAGAAGAGCTTGCCCCCATTATTGAGCACCATAATATCGATATTGTTGGACTGCATGCTCACGCAGGAAGTGGCATTTTAACCAATGAGCACTGGGCAGAGCATGCTCGATTATTAGCTGAGACGGCTTCTCTTTTTCCACGAGTGAAGTATTTAAACTTGGGGGGTGGCTTTGGCATTAAAGAACGCGCACAACAAACCGAGTTAACCATGGGGCAAATTGACCAAAGTTTACAGGTTGTTAAAGCTGAGTTTCCACAGTATCAACTTTGGATTGAACCAGGTCGTTATATTTCGGCGAATACGGGTGTGTTGGTTTCAAAGGTTACTCAAGTGAAGCAGAAACAAAACTACTATTATGTTGGTTTGAACACGGGTATGAACTCGCTCATGCGTCCAGCGCTTTATGGTTCGTTCCACAACATCGTTAATCTTACTCGCTTGGATGCTGAAAAAGAACATTTAGCGACCATTGTCGGGCCGATTTGTGAGAGTACGGATAAGCTGGGTGTTGAAATTCCCTTCCCTGAAACCTTTGAAGGGGACTTGATACTGATTGAAAATGCTGGCGCTTACGGACGTGTGATGGCGACTCAATATAATATGCGTCAGCCAGCAGAAGAGGTGTGTATTTAAGTTAAGTCTGTAATAGAGCCATTCCGCGTTTGGGAATGGCTACTAACACATTACAGAATGTGGTACTTCACTTTAATTTTTGAAGCGTCCTGATTTAAACCTTTCCACATTAAACAGTAGGTTTGCTTAATGGGAGCTTCAAAAGATTGTTTTATAGAGGATACGTTGTGAGGCTCAATGGGGTAGCTGACTTTTTCTCCTTCATGGAAATGAAGGTTAAACTCCACGTCATGGTTTGATTGAAAATCAAAGCTTAAGGTTTGCCCAGCGTCCATTTCTGGGCAAATCTCTCCAATCTCATTCTGATGAGTCGTCACGAGGATAAAATGCTTGTTACTTGAGTCATCGGCTACTAACGGTAATGAGCTTGCCAATAGAGTGAGACTGCCTAAAAATAGTGTTTTCATCATATCCCCATTTCAGTTTAGTTTTGTCTTACAGTGATTTAAGCTGTTGACGTTGTTCCTCAACTTTTTTCAAGGTTGATTCAACTTCGGCAAGCTTCCCTCGCTCCTTTTCAACAACTGCCTCTGGAGCTTTATCGGTAAAGTTAGGGTTGTTTAGTTTACCCGCAATGCGCTGTAATTCTTTTTCCAACTTATCGGCTTCTTTATCCAGTCGAGCAAGTTCTTGTTCAACGTCAATAAGTCCAGCCATTGGAATCAAAATTTCCATGTCACCCGCCAAAGCAGTCGCTGACATTGGGGCTTCATCTCCGGCCTCTAACCACTGAATAGATTCCAACTTGGCGAGTTTTGACAAGAAAGTTTTGTTGTCATTGAGGCGCGTTTTGTCTTGGTCGGAGCCATTTCTAAACAATACGCTAAGCGGCTTACCCGGCGCTATGTTCATTTCGCCACGGATATTACGAACGCCAACGATGACTTTTTTCAGCCATTCAATATCTTGCTCTGAATTTGTGTCTATCTGGCTTGCGTCAGCTTGTGGGAAGTCTTGGAGCATGATGCTAGGTCGATCTTCAGTTTTTGTGCCAGCCAGCTGAGACACTTTCTGCCAGATTTCTTCAGTAATAAAGGGCATGAAAGGGTGTAACAAGCGCATCAGCGATTCAAGCACGGTAACCAGTGTATGGCGAGTACCACGCTTTGCTGCTTCTGAATATTCGTCACTATAAAGTACTGGCTTAGAAAGCTCTAAATACCAGTCACAGTAAGTGTTCCAAGTGAATTCATAGAGGGCATTAGATGCTAAGTCAAAACGATAAGTCTCAACGGCTTTTTCAAACTCCGTAATGGTTTTTTGAAACTCGCTCTTAATCCAGCGATCGGCGAGACTAAGCTCCATGTCGTTATTGTTTAGCCCCGTGTCCTGATCTTCCGTGTTCATTAGGACGTAGCGTGCTGCATTCCAAATTTTGTTACAGAAGTTTCGGTAGCCCTCAACACGATTTAAATCGAAGTTAATGTCACGGGATGTAGAAGCCATGGCGCAGAAAGTAAAGCGCATCGCATCCGTACCATAGGCTTCGATACCGTCAGGGAATTGCTTGCGCGTACGCTTCGCAATTTTCTCGGCAGCTTTCGGGTTCATCATGCCGGTCGTACGTTTTTCGACTAAGGCGTCTAGCTCGATGCCATCAATAATGTCGATTGGATCGAGAACGTTACCTTTCGACTTAGACATTTTTTGACCTTGTTCGTCACGAATGAGGCCTGTAATGTAAATCTCTTTGAAAGGAATCTTGCCAGTAAACTTTAAGCCCATCATGATCATTCTGGCGACCCAGAAGAAAATAATGTCAAAACCGGTTACTAGAACACTGGTCGGTAAAAAGGTTTCTAGTTCTGGTGTTTTCTCGGGCCAGCCTAATGTCGCAAAAGGCCAAAGCGCTGAAGAGAACCAGGTGTCCAAAACATCTTCATCACGACGTAATTCAATGTCGCCCAAGTTGTACTTTTCACGAACCTCTTCTTCAGTGCGGCCGACATAAACGTCGCCTTTGTTGTCGTACCATGCTGGAATTTGATGTCCCCACCAAAGCTGGCGGCTAATACACCAGTCTTGAATGTTTTCCATCCAGTGATAGTAAGTATTTGACCAGTTTTCTGGCACGAATTTTATGTCGCCATCTTTTACTGCTTTTAACGCTGGCTCAGCCAGTGGCGCAATTTTTACATACCATTGAGGCGTAAGATACGGTTCGATAACAACGCCACTACGGTCACCCTTAGGAACTTTAAGCTTATGAGGTTCAATTTTTTCCATTAAGCCCAACGCTTCAAAGTCTTCAATGATTTTCTTACGGGCTTCATAGCGATCTAAGCCACGATAAGCTTCAGGAGCATTGTCATTGATGTGGGCTGTTGGCGTTAAAATATTGATCAGTTCTAAGTCATGACGTTGACCCATTTCGTAGTCATTAAAGTCATGGGCGGGAGTGATTTTAACGCAGCCACTACCAAAATCTTTTTCGACGTAATCATCAGCGATGATAGGGATTTGGCGACCAGTCAAGGGTAAGTCGATGGTCTTGCCAATTAAACCTTGATAGCGCTCATCTTCAGGGTGTACGGCAACCGCGCTGTCTCCCAGCATGGTTTCTGGACGAGTGGTGGCGATAATCACATGGCCAGAGCCATCGCTCAGCGGATAGCGCATGTGCCATAAGTGACCATCTTCTTCATGCGACTCAACTTCGAGATCCGATACCGCTGTTAGAAGTTTAGGGTCCCAGTTGACCAGTCGGTCACCACGATAAATGAGGCCTTCATCATAAAGTTGGACAAAGGTTTCTAACACGGCTTCGGATAAATCATCATCCATGGTAAAAGCTTCGCGTGACCAGTCACAAGAATCGCCCATGCGGCGCATTTGCTTGGTGATGGTGCCGCCAGAATGTTCTTTCCACTCCCAAACCTTATCAACAAAGGCTTCTCGCCCAAGGTCGTGTCGGCTCTTACCTTCGCGATCGAGTAAGCGTTCAACCACCATCTGGGTGGCGATACCGGCATGGTCTGAGCCTGGCTGCCAAAGAGTATTCTCACCCTTCATCCGGTGGTAACGAGTCAAAGCATCCATGATCGTATGCTGAAAAGCGTGCCCCATGTGCAAACTACCGGTGACATTCGGCGGTGGGATCATGATGCAGTAACTGTCATCATTGCCTTCTGCTCCGCCTTTTGGTGAGAAATAGTCGTTATCTTCCCACTTCTTGTAGGTTTCTTGCTCGATTGCTTGCGGGTTATATGCTTTATCCATGGTTATGTCGTGGTTTCTGCAGTTTTAGTAACAAAGCCTTGAATTATAACGCTTGTGAGCGAGATATCTATATTTCGAGGATATTTATTCTTTAAACAGTGCTACAAAACACCGTTACTCGTATCGGTAGTCCCTTTTGATTGAAAGTGAGCGCTGTAAGTTACTGATTAACAATAACTTTAAACCGTTTCTTTTTGTTCGGGCTTTTTTCCAGTGTAAACGAAGGAGGGCGGTAGGTTTAGCGGTACCCAGTTAGTTTTTAGGTGGGGAAAGTATTCTTTAATCAGCGACTTGTCGCTCAACCAATATTGGTACTGTAAAAATACCCCATTTGGCTTAAGTACCGAGCGGATATGCGTTAAAAGTTCATGCTTCATTTCAAGCGGGAATAAGGCGAGCGGAAGGCAAGAAACGAGGCAGTCAACGCTGTTAATTGCAAAGTCTTCGACAATATCGAGAGCCGAGCTGTGCTTGAGGCTGAACCTTGGGTGCTCAATTTTATTGAGTAAAGGCAATAGCTCTTCTGAAATCTCATAGGCTGTGAGGTGCGCCTTTTGCGGCATATATTTCAACAATTCTTTGGTAATAATGCCATCTCCAGCACCCAGTTCAATGATGGTTTGGGCATCTGATGGAATTTGCTTTGCTAGGTTGCGAGCCAAGAATTTAGAGCTACGGGCTATGCTGCCTGTACTTTTTAAGTTTTTTAATGCGTAGCGGGTAAAGCCCTTCATGCGGTTCCTAGTAGTAAATAGTGAGTCGTAATATGTTATGTAGTGTGACGTTTTTATGATCTTATTACCATAAGAAATATCACTCTTAATCGATTATTACAAACCTTATGTTGTCTTTATTTCTTTTGGTTCTTTAGCCGCGAGTGACTCTCGTTCATTTTTTATGCACTCGTTAATGACTTCTTCATACAGAACGAGATGTTTCTTGGGCAGTAACCAGCGAAGCCATTTGGAATGTTTTTGGTAGAGATCTGAGTTAACCATCTCTTCAACGCTATCGAACTGATGGGTTTCGCCATTAATTTTAATTTCAGGTTTGAGTAAGCTTTGTCTGATTTTTTCTTTCGCTTCTTCATCGCTGATATTCGTATCAAAGAGTTTGCCTTTGTGTTTTTCTTTCAGCTTACTGAAACTGTTTGGCCTTAAGTCAAAATAGATCTTAAGCGCAATCATAACCAAGGCGACGCCGAGCGTATTTTCGAACAGGGTTGCGATAAAACCACCAGCGATGATCGCGATATGCAGCACAATGATTCGCTTGTAAGGCCTAAACATTTCAGCCGGAATAGAATCGAACTCACGATTTCGGTAAGCCAGGATAAACTCGACGAGGTGCGCAATCAGCATCGCAAAGATGGTCAGTTGAATCCCTTGCTGCGACAGCATAAAGCCTGTGACGTTAAAAATATTGCCGCTCATGGCAGCGTTAGCGCCTAGGAGTTGTTCATCGAAGAAGCTGGCTACAAAGCTACCGTGGCCGAAAGTAAAAAAGCCATAGTGAACACAGAAAAAAGCTGCCATGAAAAGCCCGCCAAACCGAAACATAGGCGGTGTATCAGGACGAATGGTCATACGGCAAAAAGTAAAAATACCAATAATGATATTCTCAAACCAGTAAAGGAAGATGATATCGAATGCGCTCCAGTAACCCAGCAAAACGCCAATCAGTGGAACAATGTTTGCTAAAGCAACCGCAATTTTGCCTTTACTGAGTTTAGCGTTGTTACTTTGCTCTAGCTCCATGCTTAGTACTTTTTATGATCGAGAGGATAGCCTCTTCCACGATAGAACTTATAGCGTTCGCGTGCAGACGCTTTATCGGCTTCTTCATTCGGCACAATTTCGAAGCATTTAAGGAAGTAGCTAAAGAACGGCTGTACCTCGCCACTTAAATTGATTAAGCAGTCATGCTGATTTTCAGGAGGCTTTTGCTCAGAAGTGGCGTAGCCGATTTGAACCGGCGGGGGTCTGTTAGGCCCTTCTCCAACAATGTTATGAGGAACAAAGTCATCAAGTTCTTGCGTCCATAACCATTCGTCAACAGCATGCGCCTGCTCTTCATCTTTAGCGTGGATGTAGACTTTACGTCCTTGTTTGTACAAACTCTGGACGCATTTACCAATCAGGCGCAGATAAGCTTCTACGCCTGATTGACTTTCCAGTAAGTGAAAACCTACTTGGGTCATGAGCTTAACCTTACTTAGAACGGTTAATCACGATTTGTGATAGCAATGGTACTGGGCGGCCCGTTGCACCTTTTTCAGCGCCAGACTTCCAAGCCGTACCTGCGATATCGATATGTGCCCAGCGGTATTTCTTAGTGAACTTCGACAGGAAGCAACCCGCGGTAATACTGCCAGCTGGCATGCCACCAAGGTTGGTGAAGTCGGCAACGTTACTCTTAAGTTGCTCGTGATACTCGTCCCAAATGGGTAAACGCCAAACGCGGTCAGTTGCCATCTCGCTAGCGGTTTCAATTTCGTTCGCCAAGGCATTGTTGTTGCTCATGACGCCAGAAGCTTCGTGACCCAGTGCGACGATAACAGCACCGGTTAAGGTTGCTACGTCAATCACAATCTCAGGATCGTACTTATCGATGTAAGTTAAAGCATCACAAAGTACTAAACGGCCTTCGGCATCGGTGTTTAAGATTTCGATGGTTTGACCTGATAAAGACGTTACCACATCACCCGGACGACTGGCTTTTCCACTAGGCATATTTTCAGCTGCAGCAACGACACCAATGACATTGATCGGTAAGCCCATTTCAGCAACCGATTTGATTAGGCCAAACACCGAGGCTGCACCGCCCATGTCGAACTTCATTTCGTCCATCTTGGCGCCAGGTTTTAAAGAGATACCGCCCGTATCGAAGGTAATACCTTTGCCCACGAATACGAGAGGCTTATCACCTTTTGTACCGCCGTTGTATTCCATGCAAATTAATTTGCCAGGTTCATCCGAGCCTTGTGAAACCGAGACAAATGCGCCGGCGCCCATCTCTTTTAATTCAGACTCATCAAGGATGTTTGTAGTGATGCTCGAATATTCTTTCGCCAACTCTTCAGCCTTATTCGCCAAGTAAGTTGGGTTACAGATGTTACCCGGTAGGTTCGCTAGATCACGCGTTAGGGCTTGGCCTGCTGTAATCGAGCATGCATGCTTAATCGCTTTTTCACCTTCCGGTAAATCCCCGCGAGACTCAATGAACAGGGTCATCTTGCGCAGTGGACGACGCGTTTCAGGCTTTTCACTTTTCAGTTGATCGAAAACGTATAAACTATCATTCGCTGCTTCTACCGCGAAGCGCACTTTCGAGTAAAGTTCTTGGCCTTTAACATTTAATAGAGGTAGTGAGTTGATCGCATCAGTCGCGCCCGTTTCGTTAAGTAACTTGATGACCTTACCGCAAATTTTCTTATATTTGATGGCATCAAACTCGCGTTCTTTACCACAGCCAACCAACAAAACTCGGTCACAGCTTGTGCCTGGAACGCTATGAAGTAACAAAGTTTGTCCGAACTTACCTTCCATATCGCCACGCTTGACGATAGCGTTGATATAGCCTTCGCTAATGTCATCAATCTGCTGTGCTGGAGCAGACAGTTTACGAGATTCAAATACACCTACGATTAAGCAACCTGTTTTTTGTTTTTCTGGGCTACCACTCTTTACAAAGAATTCCATAGATCACCTGCAAATTGTTAATTTTCGTTTATAATGCCGGTATTGGCATAAACCGTGCCCATAGTTTAACTGATATTGCCATAAATACCAGTTTCTGGGCAGTCAACAGACTGAGAAAACCTTGATACTAAGTCGTTACTTAAACCGCGAAGTCTTTACCAGTACGCTCGCCATTTTGGGCGTGTTATTTGCTATTTTTATTAGCCAGCGCATTGTTAAGTATTTAGCCCAAGCGGCATCTGGCGACATTACGGGCACCATGGTTTGGCAAATGGTTTTGTTGTATTCACCAGTACTGCTTGGTTTTTTGTTGCCTCTCGCTTTTTTCTTAGGCTGCCTACTGGCCTTTAGTCGCTTGTATGTGGATAGCGAAATGGCGGTGCTGCGCTCAGTGGGTGTCAGTGAGCGAAAGTTAATCAGTTTGTTAATTCCTATTGCCGTTATTGTGTCGCTTATCGGTGGTGCTGTAGCGTTGTGGTTGGCGCCAGTAGCGAATGAAACCACCTATCAAATACGAGACGAACACGCGAGTAAGCTAGAGCTGAGCATGCTTGAACCGGGTCGCTTTCAAATTTTTCAGGAAGGCGAAGGCGTGGTTTATGCGGACTCATCAGACAGCCCGAGTCATTTGGGTAATTTCTTCTTAGCGGAGTTGCCAGCAGAAAACAGCCCTTACACGCGAATCATTTCAGCTAAATCTGCTGAGCGTTACTATGATGAAGCTTTGGATAAAAACTTTCTTCAGCTCAATGATGGCCTGGTGTATGAACTGGATGCTGATAAAAATGTTCGTAAGATTACCGAGTTTGAACATTATTACGCGAGATTGGAAGCTGAGCGCTCGATTACGTCCCGTCGCAAAATCTCTGCAACACCGACCATGGAGTTGATTGAAACGGCTGACGGAAGCAGTTGGGCAGAACTTCATTGGCGACTGGCTGTACCTTTATCAGTGCCATTCTTATTATTCTTAGCGATTCCTTTGAGTCGGGTTAGGCCTCGAGAGGGCAAGTTTGCAAAAATGCTGCCTGCGCTGATGGTATATATTGGTTACATCGTTCTGATTGTTGTGTTTAGGAAATGGGTAGAGGCTGAAAAAATCCCTGGCTGGCTTGGATTTATTCCTATTTATATTGTGATGGGGCTGCTCGCCGCTCGCCTCCTTTATGCGCATGGCCGTGCAAACACTAAAAATACTGGCACACCTTCTGCCGAAGGCGGTGACTCATGAATATCTTAAAGTTTTATATTGGCAAAACCATCTTAGCGACGTCTTTGATGACGTTGTTAACTTTGGCGGTTATTCGTGTACTGTTTGCGTTGATTGATGAGAGTGGGGATTTCGATAAAGGGACTTACGCCTTTATCGATGGCTTGTCGTATTCGTTATTGCTGTCGCCACAGTATATTTATGAATTTTTCCCGATGGCGATTTTAATTGGTTCGATCGCTGGCTTAGGTATTTTAGCTTCTCGAAGCGAGCTGACGGTGATGCGAGCAGCCGGAAAAACCACTTGGCAAATTATTGGTGCAGCCTTGTCTTATGGTTTAATTCTGATCACATTCTCGGTTTTTCTCGGAGAATACGTTGCGCCTAAAACCACATTAATGGCGGAAAATCTTCGCAATAGAGCCTTGTATGGTGAGCAGTTCGTCGATAGTAATCAAGGTTTGTGGCTCAAAGATGGCGCGAATATGGTGCATGTGGGTGAGGTCATAGGCGCCTCTCGCTTGAGTGATGTTACCGTGTATGAATTCAATCGAGATAATGAGCTGACAAAAATGATTCATGCCAAGTCAGCGGAACTGATTGGCAATTCTTGGTCGTTGAGACAAGGTATCGTGACGCAGCTCGGAGCTACTCCGAGTGAAACGAATATTGGGAATAATAGTGACCAGCGTTTTGATAAAGTTGAGCGCTTACCGTTTACGGAAAAAGAGTGGCAAACCGGTATTAGTCTGGATAATTTGTCGGCCCTCAGCGTTGACCCAGAAAACATGAATATCGTTAATCTTTATCAATATCGTAGCTATTTGGCGAGCAATGGACTTGATACCAAAAATTACGACTT
The Kangiella marina DNA segment above includes these coding regions:
- a CDS encoding DUF6498-containing protein; the protein is MELEQSNNAKLSKGKIAVALANIVPLIGVLLGYWSAFDIIFLYWFENIIIGIFTFCRMTIRPDTPPMFRFGGLFMAAFFCVHYGFFTFGHGSFVASFFDEQLLGANAAMSGNIFNVTGFMLSQQGIQLTIFAMLIAHLVEFILAYRNREFDSIPAEMFRPYKRIIVLHIAIIAGGFIATLFENTLGVALVMIALKIYFDLRPNSFSKLKEKHKGKLFDTNISDEEAKEKIRQSLLKPEIKINGETHQFDSVEEMVNSDLYQKHSKWLRWLLPKKHLVLYEEVINECIKNERESLAAKEPKEIKTT
- a CDS encoding DNA polymerase III subunit chi; translation: MTQVGFHLLESQSGVEAYLRLIGKCVQSLYKQGRKVYIHAKDEEQAHAVDEWLWTQELDDFVPHNIVGEGPNRPPPVQIGYATSEQKPPENQHDCLINLSGEVQPFFSYFLKCFEIVPNEEADKASARERYKFYRGRGYPLDHKKY
- a CDS encoding leucyl aminopeptidase, encoding MEFFVKSGSPEKQKTGCLIVGVFESRKLSAPAQQIDDISEGYINAIVKRGDMEGKFGQTLLLHSVPGTSCDRVLLVGCGKEREFDAIKYKKICGKVIKLLNETGATDAINSLPLLNVKGQELYSKVRFAVEAANDSLYVFDQLKSEKPETRRPLRKMTLFIESRGDLPEGEKAIKHACSITAGQALTRDLANLPGNICNPTYLANKAEELAKEYSSITTNILDESELKEMGAGAFVSVSQGSDEPGKLICMEYNGGTKGDKPLVFVGKGITFDTGGISLKPGAKMDEMKFDMGGAASVFGLIKSVAEMGLPINVIGVVAAAENMPSGKASRPGDVVTSLSGQTIEILNTDAEGRLVLCDALTYIDKYDPEIVIDVATLTGAVIVALGHEASGVMSNNNALANEIETASEMATDRVWRLPIWDEYHEQLKSNVADFTNLGGMPAGSITAGCFLSKFTKKYRWAHIDIAGTAWKSGAEKGATGRPVPLLSQIVINRSK
- a CDS encoding valine--tRNA ligase, with translation MDKAYNPQAIEQETYKKWEDNDYFSPKGGAEGNDDSYCIMIPPPNVTGSLHMGHAFQHTIMDALTRYHRMKGENTLWQPGSDHAGIATQMVVERLLDREGKSRHDLGREAFVDKVWEWKEHSGGTITKQMRRMGDSCDWSREAFTMDDDLSEAVLETFVQLYDEGLIYRGDRLVNWDPKLLTAVSDLEVESHEEDGHLWHMRYPLSDGSGHVIIATTRPETMLGDSAVAVHPEDERYQGLIGKTIDLPLTGRQIPIIADDYVEKDFGSGCVKITPAHDFNDYEMGQRHDLELINILTPTAHINDNAPEAYRGLDRYEARKKIIEDFEALGLMEKIEPHKLKVPKGDRSGVVIEPYLTPQWYVKIAPLAEPALKAVKDGDIKFVPENWSNTYYHWMENIQDWCISRQLWWGHQIPAWYDNKGDVYVGRTEEEVREKYNLGDIELRRDEDVLDTWFSSALWPFATLGWPEKTPELETFLPTSVLVTGFDIIFFWVARMIMMGLKFTGKIPFKEIYITGLIRDEQGQKMSKSKGNVLDPIDIIDGIELDALVEKRTTGMMNPKAAEKIAKRTRKQFPDGIEAYGTDAMRFTFCAMASTSRDINFDLNRVEGYRNFCNKIWNAARYVLMNTEDQDTGLNNNDMELSLADRWIKSEFQKTITEFEKAVETYRFDLASNALYEFTWNTYCDWYLELSKPVLYSDEYSEAAKRGTRHTLVTVLESLMRLLHPFMPFITEEIWQKVSQLAGTKTEDRPSIMLQDFPQADASQIDTNSEQDIEWLKKVIVGVRNIRGEMNIAPGKPLSVLFRNGSDQDKTRLNDNKTFLSKLAKLESIQWLEAGDEAPMSATALAGDMEILIPMAGLIDVEQELARLDKEADKLEKELQRIAGKLNNPNFTDKAPEAVVEKERGKLAEVESTLKKVEEQRQQLKSL
- a CDS encoding class I SAM-dependent methyltransferase, coding for MKGFTRYALKNLKSTGSIARSSKFLARNLAKQIPSDAQTIIELGAGDGIITKELLKYMPQKAHLTAYEISEELLPLLNKIEHPRFSLKHSSALDIVEDFAINSVDCLVSCLPLALFPLEMKHELLTHIRSVLKPNGVFLQYQYWLSDKSLIKEYFPHLKTNWVPLNLPPSFVYTGKKPEQKETV